Below is a genomic region from Methanobacterium sp..
TGATTCTTCAGTGTATCCTGGTTTTTCATCATTTTGTAGTAAAATAGGGTTGTTATTGTTGTTTTTTAGTTGGTTGGTGGCTTGTGTGGCTAGGTGCAGGAATTGTGCAGTGTATATGGTAATTCCATTTACAGTAACAGTGTTAGGGATGGTTTTGGTGGATTCAATTCTGTTTTGTAGTGTCACGGCGGAGTTTACGATTTGTTCTGGTGTGAAAGTAACTGGTGGTGTGTATAATATGGGTATGTTTGAGGAGGTCCAGGGTTTAACAGTTATAAATGATGGTAAACTTCCTGTACTATTGTAAATGCTTAAAACACGACTGAAAAGATAAATTTGAGATGAATAACTAATTTTACCCTGACCAACAAGACCATATGGTGGTGCTTGGTGGTTATCGTTCATATAACTATTAATACGCTGAGCAAAATCCACGTAATCTGCTTGATTTAAGGTACCTGTGTTTAATTGTTCTTCCTGGTTGATGGGTGCTTTATCGTCTTGTAGTGCGATGGGGGTGTTATTATTGTTATTTATCTGATGAGTAGCCTGTGTGGCCAGGTGAAGATATTGGGCAGTGGTCAGGTTTTTATTCCCGATAGTTACACTATTTGGTAGTGCTTTTGTTGTTTCAATCTGGTTTTGAACTGTAGTTGAGGCGGCTGATATTTCATCAGTAGTGAATGATGTTGATGATGCTGAAACCTCACTAACATTTAAAAAGAGTGCAACTCCCAAAAGTATAACCAAGGATAAAAATATTTTTTTATTTATTATAAATGCCCCCTCCACTTACGCAAAAATTCATACGCATTTTTTGTTGTTATTTCATACTACCCTTTTAACATATATAAACGTTATGTTTAATTTCATAAAAAAATCCTTTAAATTTCTTTTTATTAAATTTAAAACGTTAAAATACGTTTAATTGGTGTTAACCCTAGAAATATTAATTCTTGTTTCTCACCATCGATGTGTACTCATTATAATATATTATTTTTAAGATCAAAATAATTCAACTGAAAATCTGATGTTCACATATATTAATAATTTTCACCGGAATAATAATTTCACAGGAATATTATACTAACCATACATAATATATGAAATATGAATATTAGGGGATCAAGGAGTAAACAACTTGAAGATCATCAGAACACCAATAGTAAACCAAACCATTCAAGACCTTAAAATAGGTGACAGAATTCTGATTTCAGGCACCATCCTCACAGGCCGTGATGCTGCTCTTCCCCAACTAGTAAAACTATTAAAGGAAGGCGACAGCCCGGTGGATGTTAAAGGGGCAGTGATCATGCACACTGCGGTAAGTCCCGCAGGAATAGCACCAACTAGTAGCAATAAAACCGAAATAGAAAGTAGTATAGCTCCCCTGTCTCGAGCAGGGGTGAAAATGCATATTGGAAAGGGAGCACTATCTCCAGACACAGTAGATTCATTGAATAAATATAAATCTGTCTTTGTGGTTACCCCACCAGCAGCAGCCCTCCTCACCAGTAAGATGACATCATCAAATGTGGTGGCATTCCCTGAAGAAGGTATGGAAGCCCTTCATAGTTTAGATGTCCTGGATTTTCCAGGAATTGTGGCAGTGGCTCATGGAAAGTCTATTTATTAAGGAATTTTGTTATTATTTATTGAAAATCCAGTTATTTTTTAATTAAACATCCATTATTATTAATTACTCTTTTTTAATTCAAATCAAACCACTTTTTATATTAAATATTGCTTATTCTCCCAATCATAGGATGTTATGAAAAATTATATTCACGGGTATGGCTTTCCAAAAGCCTTATCCCCTGCATCACCCAGTCCGGGTACGATATAACCATCAGGGTTCAGTTCTTCATCCACGGCACAGGTATATATCTCCACATCAGGATGTTCGGTTTGCACCCGTTCTATGCCCTGTTTGGAGGCTATCACATTGAGTAACACCAACCGACGTGGATTTCCCTTCTCCTTAACACGGTCCAAAATGGCATTCATGGTATTTCCAGTGGCCAGCATGGGATCAGCAATTACTAATATTTTATCATCCACAGGGGGAAGTTTAAAATAGCCAACCTCCACTGGAAAGGGCGGTTCATCCTTCCGGGAGGCACCCACCACACCATATTGTGCATTTCTGAAAACTCTCATAATCCCCTCAACCAGGGGGATAGCTGCTCTTAAAACACTCACCACCACAATATCATTCTTATCTCTTATTCTGACTCCTTTTGCAATTCCCAAAGGGGTTTGCACGGTCACATCCTCTTTTTCAAGAGTGTTGGTTAGTTCATAGGCTAACCAGCGCCCTATTTCGATTATTCCACCGCGGAAGTGAATGCCATCTACTCCTTCCCTTCTAATCATGGTGAGTTTTTCCTGAACCAGTAAATGATCGACTAATTTTATCATAATTATTACACCTGAAATGTCCAGTTATTAATTAACTATTGGTGATTTATTATTAGTTGATCTTTGTATGACTACATTATTAATATGGGATTTTCAAAAAATTCATCTTACTTAAAAAATATAATAATAAATGGTGAGTTTAAATGAAAATAAAATTATTGGCAATAGCTGCAGTTCCTCTAATTTTAATAGTTATCCTCGCAGTTTTTATTCTTATCGTTCCCCAAAGCATTAACGAAACAGGTTACAGTTCTGAAATTTTAGCCCAAAATCTGGAAGTCCCCTGGGCCATTGACTTCCTTCCTGATG
It encodes:
- a CDS encoding fumarate hydratase C-terminal domain-containing protein; translation: MKIIRTPIVNQTIQDLKIGDRILISGTILTGRDAALPQLVKLLKEGDSPVDVKGAVIMHTAVSPAGIAPTSSNKTEIESSIAPLSRAGVKMHIGKGALSPDTVDSLNKYKSVFVVTPPAAALLTSKMTSSNVVAFPEEGMEALHSLDVLDFPGIVAVAHGKSIY
- the upp gene encoding uracil phosphoribosyltransferase; the encoded protein is MIKLVDHLLVQEKLTMIRREGVDGIHFRGGIIEIGRWLAYELTNTLEKEDVTVQTPLGIAKGVRIRDKNDIVVVSVLRAAIPLVEGIMRVFRNAQYGVVGASRKDEPPFPVEVGYFKLPPVDDKILVIADPMLATGNTMNAILDRVKEKGNPRRLVLLNVIASKQGIERVQTEHPDVEIYTCAVDEELNPDGYIVPGLGDAGDKAFGKPYP